From Acidobacteriota bacterium, one genomic window encodes:
- the tsf gene encoding translation elongation factor Ts, translated as MKVTAQMVKELRERTSAPMLDCKKMLEEANGDIDAAIELLRKKGLASAAKKAGRVTAEGAVGSYIHAGGKIGVLVEVNCETDFVARTDEFQALVRDVAMHIAAAAPSYVRREEVTADDLERERKIFREQALESGKPENIVDRIVEGKMGKYYSETVLLEQPFVKDPDLSVEKYIAERVAKIGENIQVRRFARFVLGEGIEKKADDFVSEVMAQAQGA; from the coding sequence ATGAAGGTTACCGCTCAGATGGTGAAGGAGCTGCGCGAGCGCACCAGCGCTCCCATGCTCGACTGCAAGAAGATGCTCGAGGAGGCCAACGGCGACATTGATGCCGCCATCGAGCTGCTGCGCAAGAAGGGCCTCGCTTCGGCGGCCAAGAAGGCCGGCCGGGTGACCGCCGAGGGCGCGGTGGGCTCCTACATTCACGCCGGCGGCAAGATCGGCGTGCTGGTGGAGGTCAACTGCGAGACCGACTTCGTCGCCCGTACCGACGAGTTCCAGGCTCTGGTGCGCGATGTCGCCATGCACATCGCCGCCGCCGCTCCGAGCTACGTGCGTCGCGAGGAGGTGACCGCCGACGACCTGGAGCGCGAGCGCAAGATCTTCCGCGAGCAGGCCCTGGAGTCCGGCAAGCCCGAGAACATCGTCGACCGGATCGTCGAAGGCAAGATGGGTAAGTACTACTCCGAGACCGTGCTTCTGGAGCAGCCCTTCGTCAAGGATCCCGACCTGAGCGTCGAGAAGTACATCGCCGAGCGGGTCGCCAAGATCGGCGAGAACATTCAGGTGCGGCGCTTCGCCCGCTTCGTTCTCGGCGAGGGCATCGAGAAGAAGGCCGACGACTTCGTGTCGGAGGTCATGGCGCAGGCTCAGGGGGCTTGA
- the rpsI gene encoding 30S ribosomal protein S9: MSQLQHYGTGRRKTATARVFLRPGTGDVNINGRDLDDYFPDEVLKMIIKQPLTLTETVDKFSVYVTVKGGGSAGQAGAIRHGITRALVEYNGELREKLKAAGLLTRDPRKKERKKYGQKGARARYQFSKR, translated from the coding sequence TGAGCCAGCTTCAGCACTATGGCACCGGCCGGCGCAAGACCGCCACGGCGCGTGTCTTCCTACGTCCCGGCACCGGTGATGTGAACATCAACGGCCGCGACCTCGACGACTACTTTCCGGACGAAGTCCTGAAGATGATCATCAAGCAACCCCTGACCCTGACCGAGACGGTGGACAAATTCTCCGTCTACGTCACCGTCAAGGGTGGCGGCTCCGCCGGTCAGGCGGGAGCCATCCGCCACGGCATCACCCGTGCTCTGGTGGAGTACAACGGCGAGCTGCGCGAGAAGCTCAAGGCGGCAGGGCTTCTGACCCGTGATCCGCGAAAGAAAGAGCGCAAGAAGTATGGACAGAAGGGCGCCCGCGCCCGCTATCAGTTCAGCAAGCGCTGA
- the rpsB gene encoding 30S ribosomal protein S2, which produces MIQVSMKELLEGGVHFGHQTRRWNPKMKPYIFGKRNGIYIIDLQRTLKLFRSASEYVTQLALHGKRILFVGTKRQAQDAVAEEAQRCGEFYVTHRWLGGTLTNFVTIRNSIKRLKETEARLADEDSGLTKKELLRLERDRQKMSRNLDGVRDMERLPDALFIIDPKKESIAVAEANKLGIPVIAVVDTNCDPELIDFPIPGNDDAIRSIRLFTSRIADAYIAGAKHLQQEKMIQAKEVAAAAEAVEAAASAEAAKDAASA; this is translated from the coding sequence TTGATTCAAGTTTCCATGAAAGAACTCCTCGAGGGTGGTGTCCACTTCGGTCACCAGACCCGCCGTTGGAACCCGAAGATGAAGCCTTATATCTTCGGCAAGCGCAACGGGATCTACATCATCGACCTGCAGAGGACGCTCAAGCTCTTCCGCTCCGCTTCCGAGTACGTGACCCAGCTGGCCCTTCACGGCAAGCGGATCCTCTTCGTCGGCACCAAGCGCCAGGCGCAGGACGCGGTCGCGGAGGAAGCGCAGCGCTGTGGCGAGTTCTACGTGACTCACCGCTGGCTCGGTGGCACCCTGACCAACTTCGTCACCATTCGCAACTCCATCAAGCGTTTGAAGGAGACCGAAGCGCGGCTGGCGGACGAGGACAGCGGTCTGACCAAGAAAGAGTTGCTGCGTCTCGAGCGCGATCGCCAAAAGATGTCTCGCAACCTGGACGGTGTGCGGGATATGGAGCGGCTTCCGGACGCCCTCTTCATCATCGATCCGAAGAAGGAGTCCATCGCCGTCGCCGAGGCCAACAAGCTGGGCATTCCGGTCATCGCGGTGGTGGATACCAACTGTGATCCCGAGCTCATCGACTTCCCGATTCCTGGGAACGACGACGCGATTCGCTCCATTCGACTCTTCACCTCGCGCATCGCCGACGCCTACATCGCGGGCGCCAAGCATCTGCAGCAGGAGAAGATGATCCAGGCCAAGGAAGTGGCGGCGGCGGCTGAAGCCGTCGAGGCGGCCGCTTCCGCTGAAGCCGCCAAAGACGCGGCGTCCGCTTGA
- the pyrH gene encoding UMP kinase produces MPQTEESQSGENLAGETQSGEAQSKEAVSPENAGSACAEPAFRRILLKISGEALMGDKSFGIDEKIVSEIADEIRDVYHLGVQMAIVIGGGNIIRGLAASHRGIERVTGDYMGMLATVINALALQDALEKRGVETRVQTAIDIRAVAEPFIRRRAIRHLQKGRAVIFAAGTGSPFFTTDSAAALRANEIRAEILLKATNVDGIYTADPRTHPDAELLPEVTFQQMLERNLQVMDAAAISLCRDNKIPISLFNLGVHGNIRRVVCGEKVGSLVKAGADG; encoded by the coding sequence ATGCCCCAGACTGAAGAAAGCCAGTCCGGAGAAAATCTAGCTGGGGAGACCCAGTCTGGAGAGGCCCAGTCCAAAGAGGCAGTCTCTCCCGAGAACGCCGGCTCGGCCTGTGCTGAGCCGGCGTTTCGCCGTATTCTGCTGAAGATTTCCGGCGAAGCCCTGATGGGCGACAAGAGCTTCGGCATCGACGAGAAGATCGTTTCGGAGATCGCCGACGAGATCCGCGACGTCTACCACCTCGGGGTGCAGATGGCCATCGTCATCGGCGGCGGCAACATCATTCGTGGTCTCGCCGCCAGCCACCGCGGCATCGAGCGGGTGACCGGCGACTACATGGGCATGCTGGCGACGGTGATCAACGCCCTGGCGCTGCAGGACGCCCTGGAGAAGCGAGGGGTCGAGACCCGGGTGCAGACCGCCATCGACATCCGCGCCGTCGCCGAGCCCTTTATCCGGCGCCGGGCCATCCGGCACCTGCAGAAGGGACGGGCGGTGATCTTCGCCGCCGGCACCGGCAGCCCCTTCTTCACTACCGACAGCGCCGCCGCCCTGCGGGCCAACGAGATCCGCGCCGAGATCCTGCTCAAGGCCACCAATGTGGACGGCATTTACACCGCTGACCCGAGGACCCATCCCGACGCCGAGCTGTTGCCGGAGGTGACCTTCCAGCAGATGCTCGAGCGCAACCTTCAGGTCATGGACGCGGCGGCCATCAGTCTGTGCCGCGACAACAAGATTCCCATTTCGCTCTTCAACCTCGGCGTGCACGGCAACATCCGTCGGGTGGTGTGTGGTGAGAAGGTCGGCTCGTTGGTCAAGGCCGGGGCAGACGGGTAG